One genomic region from Eptesicus fuscus isolate TK198812 chromosome 4, DD_ASM_mEF_20220401, whole genome shotgun sequence encodes:
- the NTHL1 gene encoding endonuclease III-like protein 1: protein MCSPQEFNMNTAGTRMVTRSWSRGPGVGPRGSGEEAAPLPRGKSAAEGRKSHHPVKRQRKARSLKVAYEASDGEKGEGIKVPSWEPPDWQQQLANIRTMRSEKDAPVDQLGAEHCYDPTVPPKVQRYQVLLSLMLSSQTKDQVTAGAMQRLRAQGLTVDNILKTDDSTLGTLIYPVGFWRSKVKYIKQTSAILQQNYGGDIPASVAELVALPGVGPKMAHLAMAVAWGTVSGIAVDTHVHRIANRLRWTKKVTKSPEETRAALEDWLPRDLWSEINGLLVGFGQQICLPVRPRCQTCLNQALCPSAQGL from the exons ATGTGTAGTCCGCAGGAGTTCAACATGAACACCGCGGGCACGAGGATGGTGACCCGCAGCTGGAGCCGGGGACCTGGGGTCGGACCgagggggagtggggaagaggCCGCGCCGCTCCCAAGGGGAAAGTCGGCTGCAG aaggaaggaaaagccaCCACCCTGTGAAGCGTCAGCGGAAGGCACGAAGCCTGAAAGTGGCCTATGAAGCCTCAGATGGTGAGAAAGGAGAGGGGATCAAGGTGCCAAGCTGGGAGCCTCCAgactggcagcagcagctggcaaACATCCGCACCATGAGGAGTGAGAAGGACGCACCTGTGGACCAGCTGGGGGCTGAGCACTGCTATGACCCCACTGTTCCCCCAAAG GTGCAGAGGTACCAGGTGCTGCTGTCACTGATGCTCTCCAGCCAGACCAAAGACCAGGTGACAGCGGGTGCCATGCAGCGGCTGCGGGCCCAGGGCCTAACGGTGGATAACATCCTGAAGACAGATGACAGCACCCTGGGCACACTCATCTACCCCGTGGGCTTCTGGAGG AGCAAGGTGAAGTACATCAAGCAGACCAGTGCCATCCTGCAGCAGAACTATGGTGGGGACATCCCAGCCTCGGTGGCAGAGCTGGTGGCACTGCCAGGCGTTGGGCCCAAAATGGCGCACTTGGCCATGGCTGTGGCCTGGGGTACCGTGTCAGGCATTG CAGTGGACACACATGTGCACAGAATTGCCAACCGACTCAGGTGGACCAAGAAGGTGACCAAGTCCCCGGAGGAGACGCGTGCAGCCCTGGAGGACTGGCTGCCCAG gGACCTGTGGAGTGAGATTAATGGACTGTTGGTGGGCTTCGGCCAGCAGATCTGTCTGCCTGTCCGCCCTCGATGCCAGACCTGCCTCAACCAGGCCCTGTGCCCATCTGCACAGGGACTCTGA